Proteins from one Megalopta genalis isolate 19385.01 chromosome 1, iyMegGena1_principal, whole genome shotgun sequence genomic window:
- the nocte gene encoding no circadian temperature entrainment isoform X3, which translates to MSTLSGLVSKGEKGKSKFQSLDINSLYRECRGESLEQQQQKNTLPRKHGMQSLGKVPSARRPPANLPSLKSEYSSSDPAVSLVPSGGSGWATTKDTTTTTTTITTTTTTTSSETTTSNSSPAQCVAGTTATSSLHPLLPGQQSISQPSYSSDANIKSSWSAIMSRSGDGGVPAGQQHIQQQQSTNRELSAQYGPGPSLRPQTEGSWIQGGSRTASGAGLGTAGPGTGTTSGVQGPPLNTTGSGGHADASGGRQNLVQSPNMGMAQGGPHNAPNSQSALNSGSHQIGPNLHHYRGLIPPFMYRGNFPGGFPSQFPSNTGPNGPRPRFNYSAERFPAPPPPRQQERERVPEEEIVTRPIIKEEDLTRMDDISRDAGWAEQDDIDYNKKLTFSDDETDSEPLKKDEKKDNTEEKAEENLTEDRDNKTRENRDIHDNRESKETRDQPVHRSWTHSSLPRDYRGSNGSGSYNSNQSQLHLVHSLRGVEDDEGWNEKRRVVRVEMASVTERAQQRKEEVEKLYEESSRQAAAKKQQDVEQKLKEKQSIEPKSLISVPPVPIPVPEWERERENRDRERSCAGSAEGKGGDDKPLVRESRENRDAPKYSRDSRDQLLSDFRQIDRQTFMRQDGARSERDRDRERDRDRDRDRERDRDRDRERDRDRDRDRDQRDTRDREHLPSFSRSFQCNLPPRFQKQQAERSNAGFNRISPSTERASLQTVSFSGQYDSSRWLHTQSSLIDNNLKQSHGTVPPHRRSRTDSEISVSMEDERPPSRDYRSSFLREDRYRNSSHRPYDVRKPGGYSDEYNRNYRDHDYEDKHSRDSWERDRYYDDNKTRDSKDTLESRDDRENRDARDVRATRDIRETRERDTKLKKDYDNYLKDSFEDRDRDRDRERERDRDRDRDRDRDHERERDRDRDRDRDRDRDRDRDRERDRERDRDRDRDRDRDRDRDRDRDRERDRERDRERDRDRERNRDHRDRDRDRDRERDRDQRERSESVEWREERIQDTRSMDNRRDTQRDERVERNERPQRPDSRDSRTSRESKTSLREDDSHKLRDCGSWANEVADYEESKRDAYHEDNRERERERRQPLGPVTKERIEADELKGEKRNLIQLKRASSEHDKKDPAKESVIETKKDADVWSWKVDRINDSNRTMERGDNSPKAWADAVSPTFEKEEEKSLESIKNDKETDELKQNLEKLNLEKRGEGVLNEDAMSEQQGKEEKRDKSIRNRTSSGGSNSRARESRGGRQWAATYGTSYARGGWRSSESRGRRGVHRTSGRPASARSGSYGHTDSENSGDEVSCSTESGKEEKKSARSPKPNQNVEKEDRNREVSNRDEKRADYTPSQSQTQAQSQSQSQSQTQPPSQSQPQSQRSEKRAYDGSKTSHEGFAPSGEPSRHGRGGVRMRSATSTGNRMEGYGPPSSKSPFSCERTAEEKRQESSGSMRQNPALSTPISEKEPITLTCLQLESTDDKIIAKQQALTAGITGKRTKSPIQQSQQHQQAQQPCNKQDINHTSSNAVSQKVHGRKEESSRSKRTRSASRRGRDNRESRYRGSSSNVSKQNSSDIGNEEWESTSDNSEEHVEEHKEVRNSRKQFGTRTNSGGSQNTVGSNMGHSRRNEQTDRTSGNQRDQRNQREKPAKSSNSTSRAPGAEKRNLQNLGFANQKNHASTIPPLMQSAQVQNGRSRSQTSGGNATILNKSTAKDTTVNRIDEIKLTDPNLVNQALNDMNKKSQTKEKKITVDYEMESGNYTEDGSNVTEKKVDSDGFQEVRSKKNVKESRHGQKEETKPLKREKEKDRERDRSKSKANGGGSQTASLQQVQNIPTPLSQTIPQPANMLPKQHDRTRGPRLAPRFQRLQKQQQQQMCTSELNDSNKQSNSSNAYSSSKDSSSSGPAPPPSVNAWDKPFTTSQLRSTSPSAVSADLPLMAGMSTQNDHGHVHGHGHEINEQTNSGNSSQRNSPNGEKPGSCGAGAGSGSSGSGSGAGKTLKEQHSEKNSVSDVSSPPVQTLIFENTNYSKTTKAAPSDLAVKTKFPNHIKNQQQQQRVEKRAELDEESSGGSAPGLQQQQQQSLPVAFSNKPSDLMKDKNQEPIQMPLSFNKNEDNADMKLDFTFDSDLSQLTEDKNKSLGMARSMHMATGQSTISPSTAELNLKIASVKKVWENAPPMPTVVEHEDGNVVSSANTFPQAFESADVDDSYSPHQQYNQNNMKSEITTSTNVCKVKPQQQSSGSNSGQSGSTVPGPSPIGAGQSPIGHPPVSLQGPLSPPPFNSTGQPSHINYQEFPQYPASQAAQYGSMSAIPSPPAVLFNTGSGQLPAQAGGLYGTFQLDQSRSPFNQYPQYAPSLQNSFSQQNLYLQQPPPPPPHAPNAPTPEMYQSNLSQFRITAAAAPPFGQNQQLSNNPNTVLISSSSNSLMSASVKPSSQPIGAIGTKAPHFQAPSAPQPNPLTYIPYDPNQVLGVGGSYMGNSQLVQRPGPNVQASANSYYSATSADVFTGSQTGFYQPGGATQQTGTHYGLQGFGQHSQNLATGSATPVGLQNFSSGFLSSSGLQIAAAAAAQQFRNPTGGLPGPANAGPTFLSKHQPQEQPRQLKSPSGNQQDVLASVFSSTPQIPSPKSRNCKQQSSSQQPQPSPTQHHKYQQYQGVSQSALVSSYNNYVLQQNVRGMGMPPRPGIQPSQQRYPPPIQRPVVPFTPGPNPNNPTQQQPNCMPSQQQQQQPPQTQINRHRPNMHQQQQQQQRNMKMQQQYYSTQGNVKMDTTEKTDSHNDKINDNGSAAQQGSTKANVNQQDNDNKEEVNQQNE; encoded by the exons ATGTCTACTCTGTCAGGGCTTGTGTCGAAGGGGGAGAAAGGAAAATCCAAGTTCCAATCATTAGACATCAATAGTTTATATAGAGAGTGTAGG GGTGAATCTTTGGAGCAACAGCAGCAAAAAAATACATTACCACGCAAACATGGAATGCAAAGTCTTGGAAAGGTGCCTTCGGCACGGCGACCTCCTGCCAATCTGCCCAGTTTGAAAAGCGAATATAGTAGTAGCGATCCAGCTGTCAGTCTTGTACCAAGCGGAGGAAGTGGTTGGGCTACTACCAAagatacaacaacaacaaccactaccATCACAACTACCACAACTACAACTTCATCGGAAACAACCACT TCAAATTCTTCACCGGCACAATGTGTAGCAGGGACTACTGCAACATCATCGCTGCATCCTCTACTGCCAGGACAACAAAGCATTTCTCAACCTTCGTACAGTTCCGACGCAAATATCAAATCATCATGGAGTGCAATAATGAGCAGATCAGGAGATG GCGGTGTACCGGCAGGTCAGCAACATATTCAACAGCAGCAGTCTACAAATCGGGAATTAAGTGCTCAATACGGTCCCGGGCCAAGTTTACGTCCACAAA CGGAAGGAAGTTGGATACAAGGTGGAAGTCGTACAGCCAGTGGTGCAGGGTTGGGAACAGCTGGTCCCGGCACTGGGACCACTTCGGGGGTCCAGGGCCCCCCTTTGAATACGACTGGATCGGGAGGACATGCCGACGCATCTGGCGGACGACAGAACTTGGTCCAGTCTCCCAACATGGGCATGGCCCAGGGAGGCCCTCATAACGCTCCAAACAGTCAGAGCGCTCTAAATTCTGGCTCTCATCAAATTGGCCCAAATTTACACCACTATAGAGGACTTATCCCTCCGTTT ATGTACCGAGGAAACTTTCCTGGAGGATTTCCCTCACAGTTTCCATCGAATACCGGTCCTAACGGACCTAGACCACGATTTAATTATTCCGCGGAACGATTCCCTGCCCCGCCACCCCCGCGTCAACAAGAACGCGAACGTGTTCCCGAGGAAGAAATCGTTACCCGACCAATTATCAAAGAGGAAGATCTTACTCGAATGGACGATATTTCCCGCGATGCCGGTTGGGCAGAACAAGATGACATCGATTATAACAAAAAACTTACTTTTAGCGATGACGAAACAGATTCCGAACCACTGAAGAAAGACGAGAAAAAAGATAATACGGAGGAGAAAGCCGAAGAAAATTTAACGGAAGATAGAGATAACAAAACTCGAGAAAATCGTGATATTCACGACAATCGCGAGTCGAAGGAAACCAGAGACCAACCAGTTCATCGTTCATGGACTCACAGCTCTTTGCCACGTGATTATCGTGGATCCAATGGATCTGGTAGCTACAATAGCAACCAGTCACAATTACATTTGGTACATTCTTTGAGAG GCGTTGAAGACGACGAAGGATGGAACGAGAAACGACGAGTGGTGAGAGTCGAGATGGCATCCGTTACTGAGCGTGCTCAGCAACGTAAAGAGGAAGTGGAGAAATTGTACGAAGAATCGAGTAGACAGGCTGCAGCTAAGAAACAACAAGATGTCGAgcaaaaattgaaagaaaaacaGTCGATTGAACCGAAGAGTTTAATAAGTGTTCCACCTGTGCCAATCCCGGTACCGGAATGGGAACGCGAGAGGGAGAATAGAGATCGAGAACGGTCTTGTGCCGGATCTGCCGAGGGGAAAGGTGGAGATGACAAGCCTTTGGTCCGCGAATCTCGCGAAAATAGAGATGCTCCGAAGTATAGCAGAGACTCGCGCGACCAGCTGCTATCCGATTTCCGACAAATCGATCGACAAACTTTCATGAGACAAGACGGTGCGCGCAGTGAACGGGATAGAGATCGCGAACGTGACCGGGATCGGGACCGTGATCGCGAACGCGACCGTGATCGTGATCGTGAACGCGATCGCGACCGTGACCGTGATCGCGATCAAAGGGACACGAGAGATCGCGAACACTTGCCGTCGTTTTCCCGTTCTTTTCAATGTAATTTACCACCGCGATTTCAAAAGCAACAAGCTGAGAGAAGCAACGCTGGATTTAATCGTATTTCACCGAGCACCGAGAGAGCATCTCTCCAGACTGTCTCGTTTTCCGGACAATACGACTCCAGCAGATGGCTTCACACTCAGAGTTCGCTAA TAGATAACAACTTGAAGCAGTCTCACGGTACTGTTCCGCCTCATCGTCGAAGCAGAACTGACTCCGAAATCTCTGTGTCGATGGAGGACGAGCGACCTCCGTCCCGAGATTATCGAAGTTCATTCTTACGGGAGGATCGGTATCGTAATTCCTCGCATCGGCCTTACGATGTCCGCAAACCAGGCGGCTACAGTGACGAGTACAACCGCAATTACAGAGATCACGATTACGAGGACAAACATTCTCGTGACTCCTGGGAACGTGATAGATACTACGACGACAACAAAACTCGGGACTCGAAGGATACCTTGGAATCGAGAGACGATCGAGAAAACCGAGATGCACGCGATGTTCGAGCGACCAGAGACATAAGGGAAACTCGCGAACGAGACACCAAGCTGAAAAAGGATTACGATAATTACTTGAAG GATTCTTTTGAGGACCGTGATCGCGACCGTGATCGAGAACGCGAACGAGATCGTGATCGTGACCGTGATCGTGACCGCGACCATGAACGTGAACGCGACCGAGATCGGGACcgtgatcgcgatcgcgatcgcgaccgTGACCGTGACCGTGAACGCGACCGTGAACGCGATCGTGATCGCgatcgtgatcgtgatcgtgatcgtGACCGTGATCGTGACCGCGATCGTGAGCGCGACCGTGAACGCGATCGTGAGCGCGACCGTGACCGTGAACGTAATCGTGACCATCGTGATCGCGATCGTGACCGCGACAGGGAACGCGACCGCGACCAAAGAGAACGATCGGAGAGTGTCGAATGGCGAGAGGAACGTATACAAGATACTAGGTCGATGGATAATCGTCGCGACACACAGCGGGACGAGCGAGTGGAACGCAACGAGCGGCCGCAAAGACCGGATTCTCGCGACAGTCGCACTTCCAGAGAATCGAAGACGTCTCTGCGCGAGGATGATTCGCACAAGTTGCGCGATTGCGGTTCTTGGGCGAACGAGGTTGCTGATTACGAAGAAAGCAAGCGTGACGCGTATCACGAGGACAACcgagaaagagaacgagaaagaAGACAGCCTCTTGGACCGGTGACCAAAGAGAGAATTGAGGCGGATGAACTGAAAGGCGAAAAacgtaatttaattcaattgaaACGAGCGAGTTCTGAGCACGATAAAAAAGATCCGGCTAAAGAATCGGTCATTGAGACGAAGAAGGATGCAGACGTTTGGAGCTGGAAAGTAGATCGAATAAACGACAGCAATCGAACGATGGAAAGAGGTGACAATTCTCCAAAGGCGTGGGCCGATGCTGTTTCGCCAACGTTCGAGAAGGAAGAAGAGAAAAGTTTGGAAAGCATCAAAAACGATAAAGAAACCGATGAGCTGAAGCAGAATTTGGAGAAGTTGAACTTGGAGAAAAGAGGAGAAGGTGTTCTGAACGAGGATGCTATGTCGGAACAGCAGGGAAAGGAAGAGAAGCGAGACAAGAGTATTCGAAATCGAACCAGCAGCGGTGGATCGAATTCTAGAGCCCGCGAGTCTCGAGGAGGCCGTCAGTGGGCTGCTACGTATGGCACGTCGTACGCTAGAGGAGGTTGGCGCAGCTCAGAGTCTAGAGGACGAAGAGGTGTGCACAGAACCAGTGGCAGACCAGCTTCTGCTAGAAGCGGTTCTTACGGACACACTGACTCGGAAAACAGCGGGGACGAGGTATCTTGCTCAACTGAGTCGGGAAAAGAGGAAAAGAAATCTGCCAGATCGCCAAAGCCTAATCAAAACGTAGAAAAGGAGGACCGTAATCGAGAAGTCTCCAACCGAGACGAGAAGCGAGCCGATTACACGCCGTCACAGTCGCAGACGCAGGCCCAGTCGCAGTCCCAATCGCAGTCGCAAACGCAGCCGCCATCGCAGTCCCAACCGCAATCGCAACGAAGCGAGAAACGAGCCTACGATGGTAGCAAAACGAGCCACGAAGGATTTGCTCCTTCCGGAGAACCTTCTCGTCACGGTCGGGGCGGCGTGCGAATGCGAAGCGCTACCAGCACCGGAAATCGCATGGAAGGATACGGACCGCCCTCTAGTAAGAGTCCTTTTTCTTGCGAACGGACCGCTGAGGAGAAGCGGCAAGAATCGTCGGGCTCGATGCGCCAGAATCCAGCCTTGTCGACACCTATCTCCGAGAAAGAACCGATCACCCTCACGTGCTTACAACTAGAGTCTACCGACGACAAAATCATTGCAAAACAACAAGCGCTCACCGCAGGGATCACCGGGAAACGTACTAAGTCTCCTATTCAGCAATCCCAGCAGCACCAACAAGCCCAGCAGCCTTGCAACAAGCAGGACATCAATCACACGAGCAGCAATGCCGTCTCTCAAAAGGTACATGGTCGCAAGGAGGAATCATCGCGTTCGAAAAGAACTCGCAGCGCTAGTAGAAGG GGCAGAGACAATCGGGAGTCCCGATATCGTGGAAGCAGCAGCAACGTGTCGAAGCAAAATTCGTCAGATATTGGAAACGAAGAGTGGGAGTCGACTTCTGACAACAGCGAGGAACACGTGGAAGAGCACAAAGAGGTGCGAAACAGCCGCAAGCAGTTCGGCACGCGTACAAACTCTGGTGGCAGCCAGAACACTGTGGGATCGAACATGGGACATTCCCGCAGAAACGAGCAGACAGACAGAACTTCGGGCAATCAGCGGGATCAACGAAATCAGCGAGAGAAACCTGCAAAGTCTTCCAATTCAACATCCCGTGCTCCTGGTGCGGAGAAACGAAACCTGCAGAATTTGGGTTTCGCCAATCAGAAGAATCATGCCAGCACCATTCCGCCTCTGATGCAGTCCGCTCAAGTGCAGAACGGAAGATCGAGGAGTCAGACTTCCGGAGGTAACGCGACGATTTTAAACAAGTCGACCGCGAAGGATACCACGGTGAATCGTATAGACGAAATCAAATTGACTGATCCAAACTTAGTGAACCAAGCTCTGAACGATATGAATAAAAAATCCCAGACTAAAGAGAAGAAGATAACAGTAGACTACGAAATGGAGTCCGGTAATTATACCGAGGACGGGTCGAACGTAACAGAAAAGAAAGTTGATTCCGATGGTTTCCAGGAGGTTCGTTCCAAGAAGAACGTCAAGGAGTCCAGACACGGGCAAAAGGAGGAAACGAAGCCGCTGAAACGTGAAAAGGAGAAAGACAGGGAGCGGGATCGTTCAAAGTCTAAGGCGAACGGAGGTGGTTCGCAGACCGCTTCGTTGCAACAGGTCCAGAATATACCGACTCCGTTGAGCCAAACCATTCCACAACCAGCGAATATGCTACCAAAACAGCATGATAGAACACGGGGACCGAGGCTCGCTCCTCGATTCCAGCGGTTGCAaaagcaacaacagcaacagatGTGCACATCGGAGctgaatgattcgaataaacaaAGCAACTCTAGCAACGCGTACAGCAGCAGTAAGGATTCGTCGTCGAGCGGACCCGCGCCGCCGCCTTCTGTCAACGCTTGGGACAAACCATTCACTACCAGTCAGCTGCGTTCGACTTCGCCGTCCGCTGTTTCTGCCGATCTTCCATTAATGGCCGGCATGTCGACGCAAAACGATCATGGACACGTTCATGGCCACGGTCATGAGatcaatgaacaaacgaattcTGGCAACAGTAGCCAACGAAACTCCCCGAATGGTGAGAAACCCGGCAGCTGCGGCGCCGGAGCTGGTAGTGGCAGCAGCGGAAGCGGAAGTGGAGCTGGCAAAACATTGAAGGAACAACATTCTGAGAAAAACTCTGTCTCCGATGTTTCTTCACCACCTGTACAGACTTTAATCTTCGAGAACACTAATTACTCGAAGACCACCAAAGCCGCACCCTCCGATCTCGCCGTTAAAACGAAGTTTCCAAATCACATTAAGaatcaacaacaacagcagcgcGTCGAGAAACGTGCGGAATTGGACGAGGAAAGCAGCGGCGGGAGCGCTCCTGGGttacagcaacagcaacaacagagCCTCCCTGTTGCGTTTTCAAATAAACCAAGCGATCTGATGAAAGACAAGAATCAGGAGCCAATTCAGATGCCGTTGTCTTTCAACAAAAACGAAGACAATGCCGATATGAAGTTGGACTTCACGTTCGATTCGGACCTCTCTCAATTGACGGAAGACAAAAACAAGAGCTTGGGAATGGCGCGATCCATGCATATGGCCACCGGTCAAAGCACTATCTCGCCCTCTACCGCCGAGCTTAATCTGAAGATTGCATCGGTGAAGAAAGTTTGGGAAAACGCACCGCCGATGCCAACAGTGGTCGAGCACGAGGATGGGAACGTTGTCAGTAGCGCAAACACTTTTCCTCAAGCATTCGAAAGTGCGGACGTCGACGATAGCTACAGTCCGCACCAACAATACAATCAAAATAACATGAAAAGTGAAATAACCACTTCCACGAACGTGTGCAAG GTGAAGCCGCAGCAACAGTCTTCGGGAAGCAACAGCGGTCAATCAGGTTCAACAGTTCCCGGACCAAGCCCGATCGGAGCGGGTCAGAGTCCAATCGGTCATCCACCGGTCAGTCTTCAAGGACCTTTGAGCCCACCTCCGTTCAATTCCACGGGACAACCGTCTCACATAAACTATCAG GAATTTCCTCAATACCCGGCCTCTCAAGCCGCGCAATACGGTAGTATGTCTGCGATACCCTCCCCACCAGCCGTGCTGTTTAACACAGGTTCTGGTCAACTTCCGGCTCAAGCAGGAGGTCTTTACGGAACGTTTCAATTAGATCAAAGCCGATCTCCTTTCAATCAGTATCCGCAGTACGCACCATCCTTACAAAATTCGTTTAGCCAGCAGAATCTCTATCTACAGCAACCTCCGCCACCGCCTCCGCACGCGCCAAACGCGCCTACCCCGGAGATGTATCAGAGCAATCTCTCCCAGTTTCGTATT ACTGCAGCTGCTGCGCCACCCTTTGGACAAAACCAACAGCTTAGTAATAATCCAAATACGGTTCTCATCAGCTCTTCCTCGAATTCTTTGATGTCGGCGAGCGTGAAGCCATCTTCGCAACCTATCGGTGCTATTGGAACAAAGGCTCCGCATTTTCAAGCACCGTCTGCTCCGCAACCAAATCCA TTGACGTATATACCGTATGATCCAAACCAAGTACTGGGGGTGGGCGGTAGTTATATGGGCAACTCTCAATTGGTACAGAGACCCGGGCCGAACGTACAAGCTTCAGCCAATAGTTACTACAGCGCCACTTCGGCTG ATGTGTTTACCGGCTCGCAAACAGGTTTTTATCAACCTGGGGGCGCTACCCAACAAACTGGCACTCATTACGGACTCCAAGGATTCGGTCAACATAGCCAGAATTTGGCAACCGGCAGTGCCACACCGGTTGGATTACAAAATTTCAGCTCTGGCTTTTTATCTAGTTCCGGTTTACAGATTGCTGCAGCCGCGGCTGCTCAGCAATTTCGTAATCCTACAGGAGGACTTCCAGGACCAGCGAACGCTGGTCCTACGTTTCTCAGCAAACATCAGCCACAGGAGCAACCTAGGCAATTGAAGAGTCCTTCAGGAAATCAACAAGATGTTCTTGCATCGGTTTTCAGTTCTA CACCACAAATACCATCTCCCAAATCAAGAAATTGTAAACAACAATCTTCGTCTCAACAGCCTCAACCAAGTCCTACACAGCATCACAAGTATCAGCAGTATCAAGGCGTTAGTCAATCTGCTTTGGTAAGCAGTTACAATAACTAC GTTTTGCAGCAAAATGTACGCGGTATGGGGATGCCACCACGTCCTGGTATTCAACCTTCGCAGCAAAGATATCCTCCACCGATTCAGAGACCGGTTGTTCCATTCACACCGGGTCCAAATCCAAATAATCCCACTCAACAGCAACCGAATTGCATGCCAtcgcagcaacaacagcaacaaccgCCACAAACTCAAATCAATCGTCACAGACCAAATAtgcatcaacaacaacaacagcaacaacgtAACATGAAAATGCAACAACAATACTATTCTACGCAAG GAAATGTGAAAATGGATACAACCGAGAAAACTGATTCTCACAATGATAAGATCAACGACAATGGATCCGCTGCACAACAAGGAAGCACCAAGGCAAACGTCAATCAACAGGACAATGACAATAAAGAAGAAGTGAACCAACAAAATGAGTGA